A segment of the Phoenix dactylifera cultivar Barhee BC4 chromosome 15, palm_55x_up_171113_PBpolish2nd_filt_p, whole genome shotgun sequence genome:
CTTTATGCCCAATTAAATCAGAATCATAGGTTGGATAAGTGGAAACCAGATCTAATACAGAATAAGTTACTCCTCTGGTGACAAGGATAGTAGATTTATGTACTTAACTCTAGTGACAACTATAGTCGAAGTGACATACTTCAAGACCTCACCTTATCAAGTATGGGCATTATTATTGAATTGTAACAGCTATTTTCTTTGAAACTACTTTTTTCTATTTCATACGTGTGCATActtttgcatgcatgcatgcatgtgtacaTGTGATGCAGGATCCAATTCAAAGGTCAAATCCATATATTTTGCGGATCAGAAATAAATTTCAGAACTAACATGAACTAACATGATTGATGAAATCTGTACTTTTAGTTCAGATTTCGGCACAAAAATTTGCTCAGTATTGATGTTTATTATCCAAGGCCAATAATATGTACACTATAGAGTCGCTACTTATGCCCAAAGAAGAAACGATAAGAAACAGATGGGAAAAGATAGCAGAAATCTACTGTCTTTCATTCATCACCAAAAACCAATTATACCCTCTACAACATTTGCATCTCTAAAGAATCCCACATAGAAAATCATCATAATCTTTTCAAGACACGATCTGAATGAGTTAAAAACATTTGTAGCCCAACATAAACATAAAGTAGGACTACGAGAAAATAACTTTCCAAGAATAAGACTTAAAAACAAACTAAAAGAACAACCATAAGAGTAAAAACTTGTGAGAacccatgcgggcgtgtgtttagttccacatcgattattcgccgaggagatcttggatacttatacaggactaaggaacccaaataataccttccggctagccattttggatgaagtcctgggttattacaaatggtatcacagTGGACTCGGCtcatagcctatgtggactaggggatactGCAGCACGAGTTAATAGAGGTTGACCACGGGCCTATCATGGTgcatatgattagatttgaatggatttgaactcttagcctcaCGAGGACGTTAGGGCTTAAACATGGAGAgtctgtgaggacccgtgcgggtgtatgtttagtcccacatcggttattcaccgaagagatcttgggtacttatacagggactaagaaacccaaataatatcttctggctagccattttgggtgaggtcctaggttatTATAAAATCAACAGAAAATATCTGACCTACTTTTCCTGAAACTATAGAAAATAGCAAATACAAttgaaattggataaatgaacTGAATACAAATGTAATAGAAGTCTAAATTACAATAGCACGTGCATGTGCATGCACAGACATGCATGTTGTATGCACAAGTAGCCACATTGAGAGAATCATACTACAGTTTGAGATGGATGGTAACAGTAAATTCCAATCATCAATGGTAAGAAGAGACGGGGGCAGAATGACCGGTGGTAGATTTCTAGCGATGGGGGTCAACCGGGTGCCCCTCGGTATTGGGAAAGGTACAAACTGGCAGTCTTCGGATTCCCTCTAAGAGTGGGGGGCCCCTCCCCTCGACGAAGAGATATTCCCCCTAGAAAACCCTTTCTTGGGAGGAAGAGAGGTTGATCGTCGGAGCTGGCCGTCATGAGGTCAAGCACATTCATGGCCGACCACCTCCGCCTCGTCTTCATTGCTCGCCAAGATGGAGTCTTAGGCAAGCAGCCAGGTCTAGCTTTCAATGGACACCATAGATTTGTCTTTTCTTCATAGCTAAGGAGATCCCATTCTTCCTTAAACGCTCCTGGTTCCTTAGTGAAGCAATTTAAACAGGCTCATTCCAAACCCTCCTACCTTGACCCGAAGTAGGTGAGCTTCATTCCGGAAACAGATACCCTTGTTCAAACCTGGAGCCTGCTTCAAATTTAGGGAGCTACGCCATTCAACAGAGAATGTAGAAACAACCTGCTATGCTCTGTTTGTAGGGTTTTGAACATTCATCTAGGATGTGCAGGGCTAGCCGTGGTAAGAGAATGGAGTCTGACAATATCTTGCTCATCCATGGGAGACTCGAGTCTCTTAACATTTTTCCTTGATGTGGGGTAAACTCGCATCGAAAGATATCGGGAGCTGCAGACTGCCGCTGCTGTCCATGCTTCTCCAAGGAAAAGCGGTACGCCTCTTTCCACTCCAAGCCGAGTTCAAAGTGCCCTGAAATGCCTTCTCCCTTGTCACGGATGGGATCCCCTGAAGTATGGTTacaatattttcattgtttttttcaaaaaagcctTGGAGTAAGTGAATTGGAAATTTCTTAATGCTACTCTTAGAGGGAAGGGTTTCCAAATAAATGGATTATATGGATTGAGCtacttctttcctcttcttctattGTTGTACTTGCAAATGGCACCCCGAGTAAGTGGATCAATTGCAAACTTGGTTTGAGATAAGGCGACCCCCTATCACCGAACCTCTTTATCCTTGTCTCTGATGTGTTATacagaattcttaaacttgctGGCATGAAGGGACTTACCAAAGGTATTGATTCTAAACCTTGTTTTTTCAAACTTGAGAAGTCTCCATTTTGTAGATGACACCTTCTTTTCTATGcctgaaaaaagaagaagataacaTTGTTGCAACTAAAGCTGTTTGCTTGGGTTCGGGCTAGCCTCAAGTCTGTCAAGAGTTCAATGATTTGCATGAATATAGATGATGAGGAAGCAAAGTATTTGGCCACACTGTTAAATTGAAAAGAAGATCCTTTCCCTTTGCATACCTCGACCTACCTCTCAATGACACAAGAAGCTCTAAGACAATCTTGGATGCCACTACTTGAAAGAGTAAGCTCCAGGCTAGCTTCATGGAAAAGTAAATTCCTTAGCTTGTGTGGGTAGAATCACTTTGATTAACTCGGTCCTTGCCGCTTTACCACCCTACTTTATGTCAGTCTTCAAGCTTGGTTGTGAACAGATTTGATCAGTGATTACACCTTACATGTAATCACTGGGACCCATTTGTGGAAGAGGAGGGAGAAAACACCAGAAATCCATTATTACCTTCCAAAATCTTGAACTTTTGCCTCGGTCAAAATTGATAACAAATATCTTCAATTTCTGTTCCCAAAATTGAGTGCAACCAATTCAAATTTTCCTAAAAGTATCATGTTCTCTGCTCCAATCTCTACCAGTCACAGACAGAAGTgaagaaataatatttttattttttaaacagACAATAGCGAGAATCATCCACTCCCTAGATCTTTAGATTTCAgcttcccaaatttcttttcttttcgttgTAAGCTCATCATTTCTCTGAATTCACATCCTGGATTCTCTTCGATAAGTTTCAAGTTGAGTTATGCACAAAGCATCAAGAAGCCTAAGCATTTTAAGTTTTCGTAAAATCCCTAGTTGTCACATTCACTTGCCTAGGAACTTCAGATGAGATCCAAGTTTGTTCCACTAACGACCTTGCAGCACTACTCCACTTTTATTTCCCGTCTCAAAGCTCTTACACTACCTATATGACACCTGTAGTCGAAGCCGCATCCTATGAATCCTCAACTGTTTCAGTTCCCAATCAGTTTTTTCAGCTGCCCAAAGAACGCGAATATGATCACAATTTGTATGAGCATGCTTCAACAAATCTGTCATCCTTTTTACAAGCTTAAACTCGCCATCAAAACTTTTCCTCTGGTCATCCTTGCATCATGCGATTATCACTCAGGTTTAAGCTTTTAGTCTCGTTGGAGTTTGGCATTTGATATTTGGTATGACGAACCGAAATTAATCCATTTCCGCGAAGGAATTCAGcctaaaagaataaaaaaaacaggCAGTTCGAAAGGAAAAAGGGAAACATGCAACTGAAGAGCTACAGTAGAATCAAGATCCACGAACATGATCAAGAATCTAAGCAAAGCCCGGGATAGCAGAATTGATAGAATTAAGTAAGGGAAAAAGGATAGTAGGTGAGAGTACCCCAGCGCGAAAAGCCCGGTGAGGACCCCGGAAAGCGCCCCGACGAGCAACCGCGGCAAGTACAAAGACGCGCCCCTCTCGGCCATGCCATCCCCTCCATCACCTCGGTCGGCGATCGAAATTGGCGCGGGGAAGGACGTGGCCGTGCTCAGGATCTGGCGGGACCGGCCGCAGGCAACACAGACGCCCTGTCCATTCTCGAGGAAGCTGCTACAGCTGCAGCGCCCTCCCGCCACCACCTCCatcaagaggaagaggaggaggagggaaaagAACGGGCCCTATACAAGAGAATTTTAATCTCCGAACCCTAGATTTTTAGATCAGAGGGACCATATAGCATgatccctccctcccttcctcctagGGCCTTGTTTTCGcgcgcgcgcgagagagagTCTGAGGGTgttaagagagaagagaggggtTGAGGCGGGACGAGGGGGTGTCTGGAAAAGAGGAAGACAGCCGCTCGTCTATTGCACGCTTCTCTTGGTACCTAGTCGTCTTTTTGTTTTATTGGCCATTGGGGGCTTAGAAGATGGTGCCTTAATCTTGCATCAGattgaaaaaaaacaaaaaaatcatatttattttacattTCTAAAATACTGTTTTTACAGGAATTATCTGTTTTGAACTTTTTTTAAACATTTTTTCTTGTTAATTTTTCATTGCTTATAAGGGTATTTTTCGCATGCCCATTCATTATTGGACATGACGGATAAATGCAAGCctacaaagaaaattttttgaaaaaggaCACAAGTTTGGCCTATATTAACAAATATGAGAATAAAGTTGGTCATTTCCACAAAAATGCTAATGATATTATGAAAAGGGAACAAATTACGATAGAACAATAGGCTCCGTACCCAGGTAAAATCTATCTTGCACCGGTGGATCTACTTGGCCATAGAATGCAAAGGTGTAGTTTTCACTCTTTTTCATTGTCTGCGCTCTTTATGGGTATATGAATTAACTACATATCAACTAAACTTATATTGCATAGAGTATCAGATATACCAAGTTTCAACTGGTTCTACTCTAAACTAAATAAAACTGTAGCAATCTTGTGTAGATTTGTGTGAACGCACCCTACAAAATGAAGTGAATCAAACTGCAATCCAATCCCTTCACCCTGCTAGCAGGAGGGTGATTAATCACCCGACTGATGAAGCTACGCATGTTCAAACCGCCTGCATCTTGGATTGAAGGAGATAATTTctgcctaatttttttttttaagtcctaTTGGTTGACTTTGGGTCAACTAAGACTCTCTAGTTAGGTTCGGGCTAGATACTATACTTTCTCAGGATAATCCTGAAATCCTGCGTCTTTCTCTTTGACATTCAGAGTGAAGACTTGAGCTGTGTAAGAGATATCAGGGTCTAGACTTGTAGTGGATGTGGTGTCTCGCTAATGCAATGCTTCTTGGCATGATTTAGTATGATTTCAGCTAGTATTGAGGAAAGTGGAAAAAATAACATATATGGTATGTCTAACTTCGTCTCCAGTATGCGACTTGGTTTTGTTTTCCATTATTGATCTCCGGTCAAAAAACCAAAATGATTGAAGTTTTTCTATTTGGAATCGTCTTAGGTCTAATTCACGGATAATTCAGATTAATAATTAGGGATAGATCTTACCCATCTTTTTATCCCCTCAAAAAACCGAAATGATTGAAGTTTTTCTATTTAGAATCATCTTAGATCTAATTCCTATTACTTTGGCAGGTTTATTCGTAACTGCATATTTATAATACAAATGTGATGATCAGTTGGACCTTTGATTAAgtaacatttattttttttgattgaccTTTTCCCCGCGGGAGGTCAaattcaagtttcaattaaactttttttttgttaagtttttttttattgtgatTCGACATAACATAAACTGAATCACACTATGCAAGATTTGAACCTACGACATCGGGTTTTGGAGACCCGCATTCTATCGAACTGAACTAAGGGCGTTTTCTTATATACCTGGTATTGGCCCTTATTTACAAGAATACTCCGTAGTATTAGTAAGAAGAGGAAGGGTTAAGAATTTACTCGGTGTGAGATGTCACACTGTTCGAGGACCCTAAATGTTGTCCAAGTAAAGGATCGTCAACAAGGGCGTTCTAGTGCGTTGTAGATTTTTATCCGAGACTTGTATTATTTGAAGTGTATGGCTAACCCAATAACGAAAGTTTCGTAAGGGGACTGGAGCAGGCTACCATGAGACAAAAGATCCTCTTTCTAAAGAGATTCGATTCGGAACTATTATATGTCCAAGGTCCAATATTGATTTGAGAAAGGAACATGGCTAACCCAATAACGAAAGTTTCGTAAGGGGACTGGAGCAGGCTACCATGAGACAAAAGATCCTCTTTCTAAAGAGATTCGATTCGGAACTATTATATGTCCAAGGTCCAATATTGATTTGAAAAAAAGAACCTTTCCGATGAGGTAGAATGGTGCTTGTTGTTAAGCTAATTCCAGGTGACATGATCTTGTAGTCTCGAGACACATCCCTAAATGCGATATTGATTAGAAGCAATAACAACATAATAGGCAAGCTTGCCAATTCAAGACCTTGTGAATTATTCATCCTTTTCTCCATTCAGTCTACAGCAATGTCAGCGTCCGGAACATGCACCAAAGCTCTGGAGTTCTCGACAATGCTTTGAAGAACTTCTTGCATTCCTTTTTCCCTAAGGGTGTCTCCTATCTGCAGCAACAAACTCATGTGTCCTACTTCCTACTTCAATCAAACTGCAGCCAGGATCTCTCTGTCGCTTCATTCTTTTCCTGACATCTTGCTTCTCATCCCACAACCCAGCAGCTGCATACACATTGGACAAGGTAACATCATCACCGGCATAGTCAGGCTCCAGCTCGAGCAGTCTACGGCGAGCAAGAGCTCCAAGGCTGACATTGCCATGGAGACAAGAAGCAGCAAGCAGAGTACGCCATATTACGGCATTGCGCTGCACTGGCATTCCCTTGATGAAGGCATAAGCATCCTCCAGAAGCCCAGCTCGACAGAACAAATCAACCATGCATCCGTAATGAGCAAGCCGAGGCCTCAGATTGTAATCCCTCTGCATGTTCTCCCAGTGAAATCGTCCTTCGCTGACCAACCCTGCATGGCTACATGCCATTAGCACTCCGACAAAGGTGACATGGTTAGGACTAACACGACATCCATTGGATTCGCTGCTTATGCTTTCTTTCATCTCAGCAAAGAGCATCAAAGCCTCATTCGCCCGCCCATGCAAGGCAAGGCCCACGATCATGGATGTCCACGTCGTCACATCCCTCTGCTTTGCACTATCAAACAGATGACGAGCAGCTTGAATGCGGCCACATTTTGCATACATGTTGATGAGGGCATTCCTGAGGATCAAGTCCTCTCCGAGTCCCATACTCGGGTGGCGGTAGATATACATGTGGATCCACTCCCCTGCATCCAGAGCTCCAAGATCTGCACAGGCGGATAGAGCAATGGTAATCGTAATGCGATCCGGCTCTACATTTTCCAACTGCATTTGCCTAAAGAGCTCGAGAGCTTTGCCCGGCCTGCTGTTGTTCACATAGGCTGAAATCAAGGCGGTCCAACAGACCACAGTCCTGCAGGACGTTTCGTCGAACACTCGGTGCGCATCTTTTATGCTCCCCATCTCCGAGTACATGCCGATGAGAGCTGTCTGTAAATGTACGACGGGCTCAAAGCCGAGAGTTATGACAAACGTGTGGAGCTGTGTTCTTGCCACTCGGGACGATGCCTTGGTCTGTGCCCTGAGAACACGAAGGAGCGCATAGCTGTCAATGGAGGAAGGTCCTCTTCTCTGCAAACGCCGAAATTGCTCGAGGGGCTTCTTCGTGGGCAACCATTTGCCTTTCCGTTGGAGGTAGTCGCTGCTGAGCCCACGCTTTCCTGCGCGAAAATGGAAGCGAGATATATGTGGCACAACTGTCAACATCTCGTTGAACCTCATGAAAACAGAAGGAAAGTGGTTCGTTTCAGCTCCCTCGGTATCTTTCGCAAGGGACTCTGGTCTCCTCCAGAGCCATCAAACACGAGAGATATGGATCCAGTATGCGATGGGGCACTTGAATTTAGTGAAGCACGAAACTTGTAGCCCTTCAGCTGTACAGTTATGGCAGGAGGCTGCTTGATTTAAACAAATACGAGGAAAGATCCAGGCACACTTAAGCGAAATAGTCTCATTGGCTCAGGTATCAAGGTTCATTCTGGCCGCAACCAACAAAATTCAGAAGTAAACATGATGTTTGGATTCTATGCATATACCCGAATTCTATGCAATCCTAGTAATAGTGGTGTATATAACTTCTGCCCCCCGGTGAACTTCCACAGTGAGTGCTCTGGTTTGAGGGGAAACAATCACAATCATCATGAATTGGCTCGCAATGGAGGGAAAGAAATGGCTATAAGGCACCTCGAACCAATCAGGCAAAAGAAGACAGGTCTACATGGAACTGGACCAGCCAACCACCAACAAATCAGCTCTACCGACTACAATTGCCGACAATAATTCCATGTTACAAAACAAAGTATTTCCAAACTAACAGCATTGTTTCATGACTCAGTTTCCACGTAATGACAGCAAACGTAACAACACTGAATCACTTTATTCAAAGCACGAATTGCTCTTCACAGAAGTCCACCTGCCACTGCAAGAGCAATGAAAAGTTTCCAACAGAACACACCACAGAGAACACACACCACACCCTCATCTTTATTTTAGCTACTAGTTTTTTGtgagggatcaagccataccaATACAAGATAGTCGTACTGGAAATGGTTTAGTCATCATCATAGTTGCGacggtggtggtggtgatggtgaTGATGGCGCTTCTTTTCCTCGTCATCAGAGTCATTGCCCTGCCATTATTCcaacaaggaaaaaaaacagtcagaaaaaaaaaagaataatccaAGACTGGCCAATAAACAGCCTTTTATTTAATTCAGTCTCATATGTTCTCTATCTATACGTAAGGGTGTGCATTTGGTCTCTCAACTGTTGAATACTTGCAGAAGGCTAAGGAAGCTAAGTAAAAACTGGCTAGCTGACCATGTTTAACATAATTCACGATGGCTCTCACAATCAGTTATTAGCAACTTGATATCAAGGGGTTTTCCCTTCGAAGAGTGCACCCTCTTTACTAACCACTTGGCAACTTGCGTCATGTTTAACATAATTCAAAATGgctctcacaatcatttgtaaagattgaaatgttcaaatcaaTATGCTTCTGGAGGGGTAGGAGTCAAAAAAGACAAGATTAAAACTAGGAAAAATCGTATCATGCAACCAAAAATAGGCCCTCGCTGCAAGGTGGTGAAATACCAAGGAACAGCTTTACATTACTAATTGAGCGATGTAGTCAAGCAGGGAATGGAGTTCTCCTTTCCCCACCGCAAGCCAGTGAATCAGTCATGTTACAATTAAATTGTCAACACCACTAGGAGATATACTTGATCGAGATAATACCCCCTACATAGTATATGCCTCTTATGCACAATCCCCCCCAAAATGGACTCCCAAATTAACACCTTTGTCGTGGTTGACAGAAGCGAATAACCCAACAATCACTCCCCGACAAAATTAAGTTAATTTCACTGTACCATAACAAGAAAAATTCAAGCAATTCATCAAACTGCAGGTGCGCACATCAGCAACATATGACTCACGAAAAGAGAAGATGATACAAATAAATCATCGTAGAGGAACAGaggtaacaaaaagggggaaaagaaaaatttttgaactcACATATTTGGGGCGGCCATGTCCTTCCCCTTGCTCTTCGCATAATAGCTCGGCTTCTGGTACATCCCAGTCCGCTCCTCATTCCGCCATAGCTCGGCCTCTCGTACCTCGCAGTCCGCTCCTCATCTCCGCCATAGCTCGGCCTTTCGTAAACTCGGCTTCTCTCCATACCCATACTCCTCGCTCCTCCCGTAGCCAATCCCGCCGCCAAACGCTTCCTCCTCGCCTCTCCGGTACCACCCCCGCCGCCATACTTGCTTCCAGATCCAGATCCATAACCCtgccctccctcctctccataCGGCTTCGGACGATCCTTCCCGTACCCGGATCCGAATCCGTATTCCTCCTCCTGAGGCTGGGGCGCCGTCCGTAACGGggctccttctcttcctccttccccccGCCGAACCCGAACCCTTGCCCGATTCCGTACTCGCCCTCGCCGCCACCATGCCCGTACTCGGGCCTCGGCGGTTGGGGGCGGAGGTCGCCACCGAATCCGCCACCGAACCCACCGCCGAAGCCGCCGCTCTCTTCCTCCTGCGGGGGCTGGAAGCCGTAGGCCAGGCTGGGGGCTTGGGCGGCCGTAGCGGTCGCCCAAGTCGGCCTCGGTCCCGTAGGCGGAGGTAGTGGATCCGGAGGTGTAGTGGGGGCGGTTGTAGTCGACGTCGTCGCCACCGGCGGAGGAGAGGGGGTGGCATATCTCgtcggagggagggagggggcggCCGAAGGTGAGGGCGAGGTCGTAACCGCCGCATAGGGTGTGGGGTCGTACTCGTCGAAGTCGTCCTCGGCTCGGCTCCTCTTCCCCTCCAGGACGCCATTGTTACTGCTGCTGCTCTCTCGGTAGGGAGGATGTTTCAGATCCGGATTCCGGAACAAAAGGGAGAGTAGGAATTTGTAAGGCCCTAAAAGAGAAATGCCCTTGGATCTGGCTTGATTCTCGATATTGCCATAACCACGTGATCGACACGTGTATTGAAACAAATCAGGATGGCTTGAGCCAGGTCAACATTGAGCCATGTGGACAAGGCAGGGCCGCTGGGTGGTTTATTTTCTTgtctaattttttaataaaatttttcttagccaagaattttttttcaattaatttttcttttagccttTCTGTAACTCAGCCAGtcccaatattttttttttctggttggATTGAACACAAGATTTGTAGGGCTATCTATTGTTTTCAACATTACAGTGGCCAAATCTAGCATATTTTCAAGTTTTTTAAAAAGTAATattaaacataaatttgtaGTCACATCATGATAGAAGCATGTCCTACTCAAGACCACAATTCCATTTATCTGCACCATTAACTTGCTTCATTTCTACTGGATATTTAAAAATTGTAGGCCATCATGATTGAATGATGATCGTTGCAATTGCATTTTGTGTACCATTCCATATCCAAGATAACAGAAAGCTAAGTCAAAAAACTACATCCCTCTCCATGTCCATTtggaaaataataatttaaaaaaaaaacttcatcattttttaaaaactcATTTAAAAAAACGTATCTTGTACTGCAGCATGGCAAGAGCACAATCCGAAGGTGTTTACCCTAATCAAAGAACATGCATGATTCGCAAGGTATCCCATTAATTGTACAAAGGATCTTGCACTTACAAAGAattcaaacttcaagaaccaaACTTACTTATTAGGACGTAATGAAATAACTCTGAGAAATATGCATCAGAATGCGAGGCCCTTTTGCCATGAGGggagaaaaataaattatacaCCAGTATCGTCTCAAGAATGATTTCAATGGATAGCTTGTCGCCTTCGAAACTCTCCAGGTACTTGAGTCCTAATGATTCCTGAGCATGGAGTCACAAGTAAAATGCCATGGATAATCACTAAGCTGTTCATTTTATTGGCTATCAGAAATTCATACAGGGTCTTCCATCTTGATGCCACTTCtgtattctctctcttccttttcaTCGGCTTTAGCTGGATTTTCATCCATCCATACATCAACATAATTCATTCATGGACCAAAAGAAACAACCTATAGCTAAATCCTTTCAGGATCTAGCAGACATTCCTCTATGATCTTTCATGTCTATTCACTCTGTTTTTGTTATAACTTAAGTTAGTAACATCTAGCATATTATGAATGTTAATTTAACAGTTTTTTATATGACAAGGCAGCAAGAAaatgtctctttttttttcctttttttttgttggggggggggggggggggggggggggggggggggggggggggggggggggggggggaggggggggtgaaaacggcaattcatatagctctaacgtgagtacatcctgccaagtcagaagaaaacaaaaaatacaaTAGGGGCGGGGCTCTACTGTGGATGTCCAGCGGAGCTCCTCGAAATGTCGTGCAACATAGGAAGCAACCCAGTCTGCTTTCCTGTTCGCCTCGAAATACATAAACTATCTGAAACTCGTCCATCTCCATAGCCAACCTGCAATCTCACGAATAAGAGAATGACTATCTTCATACCTGTCCGCACCTTGGATCCAATCAATAACTATAGATGAATCTCCCACAAGGTGCATCCGCCCGGCACCGAGCATCCGCCTCGCATAAGATATACCCTCCCAAGCTGCCAGCAGCTCTGCCCCAACTACAGTGAGCCCTAGCGTGCACCAGCCACCCGCTGCAACCAGTCTCCCAAGGTGGTCTCTGATAACAAATCCAACTCCTCTAAACCTCCATCCATCACTACGCTGTCACCAGAGTTCACCTTAAGATGACCAAGAGGTAGGAGCACCCAAGAAACAACAGCGAATCTGGGCGCTGAAACAGCACAGCAAGTGCCCCAAATGTCTCTGACCATCCTAAGAGAAAACAAAGCGGCATAGAAGGAGACCTCCCGACCTGAAGCAGCAGCTCTTATCCATCACCATCCTCCGGCCGAGAACCTTCTGCCCTCAACAGTCGCGCATTTCGGGTCCAACCAAAGTGGT
Coding sequences within it:
- the LOC103714845 gene encoding LOW QUALITY PROTEIN: uncharacterized protein LOC103714845 (The sequence of the model RefSeq protein was modified relative to this genomic sequence to represent the inferred CDS: inserted 1 base in 1 codon), encoding MPIFETSILGAKLKEQLWLVSPLRGESPELIVLLSKMIRLRLLGGFKGKASHPDLFQYTCRSRGYGNIENQARSKGISLLGPYKFLLSLLFRNPDLKHPPYRESSSSNNGVLEGKRSRAEDDFDEYDPTPYXGGYDLALTFGRPLPPSDEICHPLSSAGGDDVDYNRPHYTSGSTTSAYGTEADLGDRYGRPSPQPGLRLPAPAGGRERRLRRWVRWRIRWRPPPPTAEARVRAWWRRGRVRNRARVRVRRGEGGREGAPLRTAPQPQEEEYGFGSGYGKDRPKPYGEEGGQGYGSGSGSKYGGGGGTGEARRKRLAAGLATGGARSMGMERSRVYERPSYGGDEERTARYERPSYGGMRSGLGCTRSRAIMRRARGRTWPPQIWQ
- the LOC103714846 gene encoding putative pentatricopeptide repeat-containing protein At1g74400, with protein sequence MLTVVPHISRFHFRAGKRGLSSDYLQRKGKWLPTKKPLEQFRRLQRRGPSSIDSYALLRVLRAQTKASSRVARTQLHTFVITLGFEPVVHLQTALIGMYSEMGSIKDAHRVFDETSCRTVVCWTALISAYVNNSRPGKALELFRQMQLENVEPDRITITIALSACADLGALDAGEWIHMYIYRHPSMGLGEDLILRNALINMYAKCGRIQAARHLFDSAKQRDVTTWTSMIVGLALHGRANEALMLFAEMKESISSESNGCRVSPNHVTFVGVLMACSHAGLVSEGRFHWENMQRDYNLRPRLAHYGCMVDLFCRAGLLEDAYAFIKGMPVQRNAVIWRTLLAASCLHGNVSLGALARRRLLELEPDYAGDDVTLSNVYAAAGLWDEKQDVRKRMKRQRDPGCSLIEVGSRTHEFVAADRRHP